In Cryptomeria japonica chromosome 10, Sugi_1.0, whole genome shotgun sequence, a genomic segment contains:
- the LOC131858855 gene encoding dirigent protein 23-like has translation MQFYFHDKVSGQNVTAVEVTHSPSTKSSPTFFRSVVVIDDLLTEGLEPTSKLLGRAQGLYALASQEDLQLLMAVTYVFQSGEFNGSTLAVVGHNAVFNEVREMRDVQDGSRIRPRTHTLLRHQGWECDCPL, from the coding sequence ATGCAGTTCTATTTCCATGACAAAGTTTCGGGACAGAATGTGACGGCCGTGGAGGTAACACACTCTCCATCAACCAAATCTTCGCCCACTTTCTTCAGATCTGTAGTTGTGATTGACGACCTCTTGACAGAAGGGCTGGAACCCACCTCCAAATTGTTGGGCAGAGCTCAGGGTCTGTACGCCCTGGCTAGTCAAGAAGATCTTCAACTGTTAATGGCAGTCACTTATGTTTTTCAGAGTGGGGAATTTAACGGCAGCACACTGGCCGTGGTGGGTCACAACGCAGTGTTTAATGAGGTTAGGGAGATGCGGGATGTTCAGGATGGCTCGAGGATACGCCCTCGCACACACACACTCCTTCGACATCAAGGCTGGGAATGCGATTGTCCATTATAG
- the LOC131031476 gene encoding dirigent protein 23-like isoform X2, whose protein sequence is MGLHRQFRVFTVVVTIILFASQSTETAAAKLKAGKEKISNLQFYFHDKVSGQNVTAVEVAHAPSTKSSPTLFGTVVVIDDPLTEGPEPTSKLLGRAQGLYALASQEELQLLMAVTYVFQSGEFNGSTLAVVGHNAVFNEVREMPIVGGSGKFRMARGYALAHTHSFDIKAKNAIVHYNVTVLHY, encoded by the coding sequence ATGGGTCTGCATCGACAGTTTAGGGTATTTACAGTGGTGGTCACAATCATTCTCTTCGCCTCACAATCGACTGAGACGGCTGCAGCGAAGTTGAAAGCAGGGAAGGAAAAAATAAGCAATCTGCAGTTCTATTTCCATGACAAAGTTTCGGGACAGAACGTGACGGCCGTGGAGGTAGCGCACGCTCCATCGACCAAATCTTCGCCCACTTTATTCGGAACGGTAGTGGTGATTGACGACCCGTTGACGGAGGGCCCTGAGCCCACCTCCAAATTGTTGGGCAGAGCTCAGGGTCTGTACGCTCTGGCCAGTCAAGAAGAACTTCAACTGCTAATGGCGGTCACTTACGTTTTTCAGAGTGGGGAGTTTAACGGCAGCACACTGGCCGTGGTGGGTCACAACGCTGTGTTTAATGAGGTTAGGGAGATGCCAATTGTGGGAGGAAGCGGGAAATTCAGGATGGCTCGAGGATACGCCCTCGCACACACACACTCCTTCGACATCAAGGCTAAGAATGCAATCGTCCATTATAATGTCACTGTTCTTCATTATTAG
- the LOC131031476 gene encoding dirigent protein 23-like isoform X1, giving the protein MPLEQRVADLSDPQHLEIMGLHRQFRVFTVVVTIILFASQSTETAAAKLKAGKEKISNLQFYFHDKVSGQNVTAVEVAHAPSTKSSPTLFGTVVVIDDPLTEGPEPTSKLLGRAQGLYALASQEELQLLMAVTYVFQSGEFNGSTLAVVGHNAVFNEVREMPIVGGSGKFRMARGYALAHTHSFDIKAKNAIVHYNVTVLHY; this is encoded by the exons ATGCCATTGGAACAAAG AGTAGCTGATCTTTCAGACCCACAGCATTTGGAGATCATGGGTCTGCATCGACAGTTTAGGGTATTTACAGTGGTGGTCACAATCATTCTCTTCGCCTCACAATCGACTGAGACGGCTGCAGCGAAGTTGAAAGCAGGGAAGGAAAAAATAAGCAATCTGCAGTTCTATTTCCATGACAAAGTTTCGGGACAGAACGTGACGGCCGTGGAGGTAGCGCACGCTCCATCGACCAAATCTTCGCCCACTTTATTCGGAACGGTAGTGGTGATTGACGACCCGTTGACGGAGGGCCCTGAGCCCACCTCCAAATTGTTGGGCAGAGCTCAGGGTCTGTACGCTCTGGCCAGTCAAGAAGAACTTCAACTGCTAATGGCGGTCACTTACGTTTTTCAGAGTGGGGAGTTTAACGGCAGCACACTGGCCGTGGTGGGTCACAACGCTGTGTTTAATGAGGTTAGGGAGATGCCAATTGTGGGAGGAAGCGGGAAATTCAGGATGGCTCGAGGATACGCCCTCGCACACACACACTCCTTCGACATCAAGGCTAAGAATGCAATCGTCCATTATAATGTCACTGTTCTTCATTATTAG